In one window of Pseudomonas sp. IAC-BECa141 DNA:
- a CDS encoding heavy metal sensor histidine kinase, whose amino-acid sequence MRARSIAWRLALAFAAVCALVLSAIGVFLYRSLASEIAWRDDMALLGRLEQVRALLADSDSLDALQARPRLYQNMLGNLDSLLLVQRADGSNVITINPRQRELPSIQAIAREQPPQRRDVLTWQAADGVELALLSGQAQGPNGEALTVIAGKVLSEREQMLGSYRLRLYLAVGLGAVLAFTLGLVLLRRGLRPLRKLSEALRGIDLRSLDQRVPTAGTPAELLEPVHALNGMLVRLDDGFQRLSQFSADLAHEIRTPLHTLLASNGQALNYPRSSAEYQEVLASNMEEFERLKRMAENLMFLARAEQAERALDLRTLELHDIGDELCDYFEALADDRGIRLENTFSGELLADQQLLQRALGNLLANAVRHADAGSIISLRRRDEPGMCWLQVHNLGPVIAQEHLDKLFDRFYRVDPSRAQPGDSGGLGLAIVQSIMQLHGGRVRVSSGATGTVFELGFAAI is encoded by the coding sequence ATGCGCGCTAGATCCATCGCCTGGCGCCTGGCCCTGGCGTTCGCTGCCGTCTGCGCGCTGGTACTCAGCGCGATCGGCGTGTTCCTGTATCGCTCGCTGGCCTCGGAAATCGCCTGGCGCGACGACATGGCGTTGCTCGGTCGCCTGGAACAGGTGCGCGCGCTGCTCGCCGACAGCGACAGCCTAGACGCCTTGCAGGCGCGGCCACGGCTTTACCAGAACATGCTGGGCAACCTCGACAGTCTGCTGCTGGTGCAACGCGCGGACGGCTCGAATGTGATCACGATCAACCCTCGTCAGCGCGAACTGCCGTCCATACAGGCCATTGCGCGAGAGCAGCCGCCGCAACGCCGCGATGTGCTGACCTGGCAAGCGGCGGACGGTGTCGAGCTGGCGCTGTTGTCAGGTCAGGCTCAAGGTCCGAACGGTGAAGCGCTGACCGTGATTGCTGGCAAGGTCTTGAGCGAGCGCGAGCAGATGCTAGGCAGCTATCGGCTGCGCTTGTATCTGGCGGTCGGGCTGGGTGCCGTGCTCGCCTTCACGCTGGGCCTGGTGCTGCTGCGCCGAGGTTTGCGGCCTCTGCGCAAGCTGAGTGAAGCGCTGCGCGGCATCGACCTGCGCAGCCTCGATCAACGCGTTCCCACCGCCGGCACGCCAGCGGAATTGCTGGAACCGGTGCACGCGCTGAACGGCATGCTGGTACGGCTGGACGATGGCTTCCAGCGCCTCTCACAGTTTTCCGCCGACCTCGCCCATGAAATCCGCACGCCCCTGCACACCTTGCTCGCGAGCAACGGCCAGGCACTCAATTACCCGCGCAGCAGCGCCGAGTATCAGGAAGTGCTGGCGTCGAACATGGAGGAGTTCGAGCGGCTCAAGCGCATGGCCGAAAACCTGATGTTTCTCGCCCGCGCCGAGCAGGCCGAGCGAGCGCTCGATCTGCGCACGCTGGAACTGCACGACATCGGCGATGAGTTGTGCGACTACTTCGAAGCCCTGGCCGACGACCGGGGAATCCGCCTCGAAAACACGTTCAGCGGAGAATTGCTGGCCGATCAGCAACTGCTGCAACGCGCCTTGGGCAATCTGTTGGCCAACGCCGTGCGCCATGCCGACGCCGGTTCGATCATCAGCCTGCGCCGGCGCGACGAACCAGGCATGTGCTGGCTGCAAGTCCACAACCTCGGCCCGGTCATCGCGCAGGAGCATCTGGACAAACTGTTCGACCGCTTCTACCGCGTCGACCCGTCCCGCGCGCAGCCTGGAGATTCCGGCGGCTTGGGACTGGCGATCGTGCAGTCGATCATGCAGTTGCATGGAGGGCGGGTGCGGGTCAGCAGTGGTGCAACGGGTACGGTGTTTGAGCTTGGATTTGCAGCGATCTGA
- a CDS encoding GlcG/HbpS family heme-binding protein, with the protein MSVKYLLASLAIGLSGAAHATPELPRHADLDLKTARLLADAALENCTATVSVLDRGGNLLVTLRGDGIGPHNTAASQRKAYTALSTKTPTRLFAERARSNPETANLNTLDELLLLGGGIPLFAEKELVGAMGVAGSGGGEQDETCAIKAADIVGLSINRT; encoded by the coding sequence ATGTCCGTCAAATACCTGCTTGCCAGCCTCGCGATCGGCCTCAGCGGCGCGGCGCACGCCACGCCTGAGCTGCCCCGTCACGCTGATCTCGATCTGAAAACCGCGCGGCTGCTGGCCGACGCGGCGCTGGAAAACTGCACCGCCACGGTGTCGGTGCTCGACCGTGGCGGCAACCTGTTGGTGACCTTGCGCGGCGACGGTATCGGCCCGCATAACACCGCCGCCAGCCAACGCAAGGCCTACACCGCGCTGTCGACGAAAACCCCGACCCGGCTGTTCGCCGAGCGCGCCCGCAGCAATCCGGAAACCGCCAACCTCAACACCCTTGATGAGTTGCTGCTGCTCGGCGGCGGCATTCCGCTATTCGCCGAAAAAGAACTGGTCGGCGCCATGGGCGTGGCCGGTTCCGGCGGCGGCGAGCAGGACGAAACCTGCGCAATCAAGGCTGCCGACATCGTCGGCCTGTCCATCAACCGTACTTGA
- a CDS encoding heavy metal response regulator transcription factor, with the protein MRLLVVEDEAKTANFLAKGLGESGFAVDVALNGLDGRYFIEQQEYDLIILDVMLPGLNGWQLLQLIRQRGATPVLFLTAKDAIEDRVRGLELGADDYLLKPFAFAELLARVRTLLRRGPMREAESYSIADLEIDVLRRRVSRGGQRIALTNKEFALLHLLASRQGEVLSRTLIASQVWNLNFDSDTNMVEVAVRRLRSKVDDPYMPKLIHTVRGVGYQLEAPDDAR; encoded by the coding sequence ATGCGTTTGCTGGTCGTAGAAGATGAAGCCAAAACCGCGAATTTCCTCGCCAAAGGGCTGGGCGAGTCGGGTTTCGCCGTGGACGTGGCACTCAATGGCCTCGACGGGCGCTACTTCATCGAGCAGCAGGAATACGACCTGATCATCCTCGACGTGATGCTGCCGGGCCTCAACGGCTGGCAATTGCTCCAGCTGATCCGTCAGCGCGGCGCCACGCCGGTGCTGTTCCTGACGGCGAAGGATGCCATCGAAGACCGCGTGCGCGGCCTCGAACTGGGGGCCGATGACTATTTGCTCAAACCGTTCGCCTTTGCCGAATTGCTGGCGCGGGTGCGCACGTTGTTACGACGCGGGCCAATGCGTGAGGCCGAGTCGTACAGCATCGCCGATCTGGAAATCGACGTGCTGCGCCGCCGCGTCAGTCGGGGCGGCCAGCGCATCGCCCTGACCAACAAGGAATTCGCCCTGCTGCATCTGCTCGCCAGCCGCCAGGGCGAAGTGCTGTCGCGCACGCTGATCGCTTCGCAAGTGTGGAACCTGAATTTCGACAGCGACACCAACATGGTCGAAGTCGCGGTGCGTCGCTTGCGTTCGAAAGTCGATGATCCGTACATGCCCAAACTGATCCACACCGTGCGCGGAGTCGGCTATCAACTCGAAGCCCCCGACGATGCGCGCTAG